From a region of the Zingiber officinale cultivar Zhangliang chromosome 4B, Zo_v1.1, whole genome shotgun sequence genome:
- the LOC121978557 gene encoding putative invertase inhibitor, whose product MRPTDLLVLAAVLLILSPAAHATVESTCKAVSDYDFCVKTLQSDPASATADLRGQAVIATNLSSDKAVEVFAKIQTLLKSSQGKEERMCLSICSKLYEGLILDLNNAWSAIKESRKGDAMSALSACFDAPSTCEDTFAELSFTLSMPSPLKADDKDQEQLCSLTLELAHLFFY is encoded by the coding sequence ATGAGGCCTACTGATCTGCTCGTGCTCGCTGCCGTCCTTCTCATCCTCTCGCCGGCGGCGCACGCTACGGTGGAGTCCACCTGTAAGGCCGTCTCCGATTATGACTTCTGCGTGAAGACGTTGCAATCGGATCCCGCCAGCGCCACCGCCGACCTTCGTGGCCAGGCCGTCATCGCCACCAACCTGTCCTCCGACAAGGCGGTGGAGGTCTTCGCTAAGATCCAGACGCTGCTGAAGAGCTCGCAGGGCAAGGAAGAGAGGATGTGCCTATCGATCTGCAGCAAGCTGTACGAAGGCCTGATCCTTGACCTCAACAACGCGTGGAGCGCCATCAAAGAGAGCCGCAAGGGCGACGCCATGAGCGCCCTCAGCGCCTGCTTTGATGCGCCGAGCACCTGTGAGGATACGTTCGCAGAATTAAGTTTTACGTTGTCGATGCCGTCGCCGCTGAAGGCCGATGACAAGGATCAAGAGCAGCTCTGCAGCCTCACCTTGGAACTTGCTCATTTGTTTTTTTACTAA